A single window of Liolophura sinensis isolate JHLJ2023 chromosome 6, CUHK_Ljap_v2, whole genome shotgun sequence DNA harbors:
- the LOC135468819 gene encoding probable G-protein coupled receptor 75, which translates to MDMLIVANSSPPVQELGEVFQGSVHTATKAVCTVLVLFVLFLGCFGNALVFLSASELKKLRSNFDVFILNLAMADFLMCSCLSPVFLYVLFAEPPYPRVFCSSFLFLGSACGLLSLLTLVSIALHRQARVVGQTKGALTSCQAGVALGFIWTTSIVLALGGTIHVTLSWPETQTSCQMIVNSHDRLVYNFVLFFIAPVSVLSFIIIAMAYTVIAWAVHSQSKTCRPAQGQMPKSTRWDVQQRQSTNCSGNVRDVKAKRTSPHGKQAVAGQSHLDKENKAMTMCFVVTLTIILCWGPLVISQFVELLVGESIILYQVKICGIALVFLNSALDPYIYAQYSSKTKQRYLKCFKKLLTFECKKSGNRIRLQNTVNASLSAIKQKSSNNDQETNTVHLASPKLHRKVFIDRSVGPGVPLSYRTVLVSSHLVHPYSKQHMKSKSSLVIQGCCAQKCHSQIESCKHMDYKQTARNCPCSSPPHSSFSPQPKQMYSVLQT; encoded by the coding sequence ATGGATATGTTAATTGTTGCGAATAGCTCCCCTCCGGTTCAGGAACTTGGAGAAGTGTTCCAAGGAAGCGTTCACACCGCCACGAAGGCCGTCTGCACAGTTCTCGTTCTATTTGTGCTTTTCCTCGGCTGTTTTGGCAACGCTTTAGTCTTCCTGTCCGCATCGGAACTGAAGAAACTGCGGTCTAACTTCGATGTGTTTATTCTCAATTTAGCTATGGCGGATTTTTTAATGTGCAGCTGCCTATCACCGGTGTTTTTGTACGTGCTTTTCGCCGAGCCGCCCTACCCCCGAGTTTTCTGTAGTAGCTTCTTATTCTTAGGCTCCGCTTGTGGACTTCTCTCTTTGTTGACACTGGTCTCAATTGCGCTCCACCGCCAGGCCCGTGTGGTGGGGCAGACGAAAGGGGCGCTGACCTCGTGTCAAGCGGGGGTTGCTCTCGGCTTTATTTGGACAACCAGCATTGTCTTAGCCCTCGGAGGCACCATCCATGTCACCCTGAGCTGGCCGGAGACCCAGACCTCCTGTCAAATGATAGTCAACAGTCACGATCGTCTGGTTTACAACTTTGTCCTCTTCTTCATCGCCCCGGTTTCCGTCCTCAGTTTCATCATCATCGCTATGGCGTACACCGTCATCGCCTGGGCCGTACACAGTCAAAGTAAGACATGTAGGCCCGCGCAAGGACAGATGCCAAAATCCACCCGGTGGGATGTACAACAACGTCAGTCAACGAACTGTAGCGGGAACGTCAGGGATGTGAAAGCTAAGCGCACCAGTCCCCACGGAAAACAGGCAGTAGCTGGTCAGTCTCACCTGGATAAAGAAAATAAAGCGATGACCATGTGCTTTGTGGTGACATTGACTATCATCTTATGCTGGGGCCCGCTGGTCATCTCGCAGTTTGTAGAACTTTTGGTGGGTGAATCGATTATTCTGTACCAGGTGAAAATATGTGGGATTGCGTTGGTGTTTCTGAACAGCGCCTTAGACCCGTACATTTACGCTCAATACAGCAGCAAAACCAAACAACGTTACCTCAAGTGCTTCAAAAAGCTTTTGACTTTCGAATGTAAGAAAAGTGGCAATCGGATTAGACTACAAAATACGGTGAACGCTAGTCTGAGTGCCATCAAACAGAAATCATCCAACAATGACCAAGAGACGAACACTGTTCACCTTGCATCCCCAAAACTCCATAGAAAAGTGTTCATAGATAGGAGCGTGGGACCAGGCGTCCCCTTATCGTACAGAACGGTTTTAGTGAGCAGTCATTTAGTTCACCCCTATTCAAAGCAACATATGAAAAGCAAATCGAGCTTGGTTATTCAAGGATGCTGTGCCCAGAAGTGTCACTCTCAAATAGAATCGTGTAAACATATGGACTACAAACAAACAGCAAGGAACTGTCCGTGTTCGTCCCCACCACATTCCAGCTTTTCACCACAACCTAAACAGATGTACAGTGTTTTACAAACATAG